GCGCAAAATATAGATTATGGCCTTGACCAACGCTCTACTATTGAAATTAAAACTAGAGACGGAGATACAGTTAAAGTTAATTTTGCTAACTCGTTTACCTATAGCAACTCTGCTTCACAGGTGAGTGCATCGAGTGAATCAAACTCGGTTTACTCGTCCAGTTTTGGTGAATCGATTGGCTATAGTGAACAATTTTCATATAGTGTTGAAGGTGAGCTAAGCGATGATGAAAAGGCGGCGCTTAATAGTTTACTTGAAGACATGGCAAAAGTGGCGAATCAATTCTTCACTGGAAATGTAGAAGATGCTTTTGAAGAAGCTCTTGAACTTGGCTTCGATCAAGATCAGATAGCTGGTTTTGCCCTAAATCTGCAACAAGTAGAAACTGTGCAAATGACTCAAGCATACGCAGCTATAGGTGGCCAGCCAACTACTGATACGCAACATCCAATATCGTCATTAAGTGATTACGTAAAAAATCTTGCTAACACGTTCGATAAAGGCGAAGCATTATTGCCATCTATAGATGAAGCAAAAGAACTTCTTGGACAAGTTACAAACCAATTATTACAGTATTTACAACCTGAAAGTGCAAAAGAAGACTTGATTACATTCAGTGATATTAATGACCGTTTACTTCACGGAATATATCAGAATAAAAACACTGACTCTTAGTTAGGTTAGTGGCAGAATATGAGGCTCATTCACTATAGTAATATGTTGTAGTATTAAGAGCCTCATTTGAATAGCACAAAAAAAATAGCGATATTAGATTCTGGCATAGGCGGGTTGACGATTTATGAAGAGTTAGATCGTACGCTTAAGGATGTAGAGTTTCATTATTTAATGGATAACCGCTACTTACCTTATGGTGAGCTCGATGCAGATAAACTCATTGAGCGAGTATTTTATAAATTAGACGTATTACTGCAGGATACCATTCCTGATTTAGTTGTTGTTGCCTGCAACACCGCAAGTACTCAAGTGCTAGATAAATTACGTGAGAAATATTCCTTGCCATTCGTTGGTGTTGTTCCTGCAATTAAGCCTGCCGCTGAATTATCAACAAGCAAACATTTATGCTTATTAGCAACTCCCGCAACCATTAATGGTGACTACGTTAACAATTTGATTTTAGAATTTGCTTCGGAATGCAAAATTACACGATTTGGTTCCAGTAAATTAGTAGAAATAGCTGAATTACAATTTTGGAGTAGCACCGCTGATACTAAAAATGAACAGTTATTATTAGAGCTCATTCCTCAAGAGTGCTATCAAGCCGATACGGTGGTGCTGGGTTGTACACATTTTCCTATGCTAAAACCCCTATTAGTTAACATGTGGCCAGAAGGAACTAAGTTTATTGATAGTGGTGCAGCAATCGCGAGAAGAGTTAAATCGCTTCTATATATTGGTACAGATATAGAGCAACATGAGCCAAGTATGTTAAAAGAGGTGGAACGGTATAAAGGAAAGCATCACTTCTATATGTCAGCAGCGCTTACGCCAACACAAATTATCCGATTAAATACAGCTGGCTTTAAACACTTTAATCATATTTGAGCTTTTAAGTCGCCATATCATATAAAGAAAATCAGATATAAAAAAAGCGCTATTAATAGCGCTTATTCACCTACCTATGCATAGGTAGGTTTATTGATTTTCTACTTCAGCATCGCTGCCTGCACTTTCAGGACGTTCTTTAGCTTCACGTACCTTTAATACACGTTGTTGAAATTCAGAGTCGTTCAATGCTTTAATTGTTTTTGCTACGTCAGCTTCAGCCATCTCAACAAAACCAAAACCACGACGCTTACCTGTTTGACGATCTTTTAATAATCGAACAGAGTGCACCTGACCGTGTTCTGAAAATAACTGTCTAACAGAAGCTTCATTAGCACGATAAGGCAAATTGCCTACATATAGTGTTTTGGTTTGCGCTACAGAAGTAGAAGCACCGTTTTTAGAAAGTAATGTAACCACAATACCTCCTATTAATATACCAAGTGCAAATAAACTTGGAGCGTCCAAACCAAAAGAGCCTGTCACTGACAAACCAAAAAAGCCCAAAACTGCAAGAGCAAAGGAAACAAGAAGTGAAGATTGTAATGATGTCATTCGTTATAATACCTTAGAGAATATACATTGCCGTCCTATAGTAACCACATTAATAATCCTAGCCAATACTAAATGTTTAATAAAAACGCAGTTTTTCTATTAAAAACATAATTTATAGAACGTTTATTAGCCTATTTAATAAATATCATAAAAAACTTAAAAAAGGGCTTGACCATATTTAGAAGATCTCTATAATGCGCCTCCACACCAACGGGGAAGCAAGCAACATCAGCCAAACCAAACGGTTTAACAAGAACTAAGTTTAACGTTAAATCAGGTGTCAAGGTTAACCAGTTAATCGAATTTGAAAGAGTGAAGTTTTAAAAAACTCTTCAAAAAATAAATTAGATTAACTGCTTGACTTTGAAAACGGAAAGCGTAGAATGCGCATCCCGCTTCGAGCTAAACGGTAACAAGTTACCAACCAGCACCAAGCACTGTTCTTTAACAATTTGTAATCAATCATCTGTGTGAGCACTCACAATAGAGATTAGAATCTAAGAGCTTCGGCTCAATACGATATTTAAATCTCAATAGTTTTGTAGAGTGACTCAACAGTCAATATATACAGAATTCATTGAGCTGAAACTTCGGTTTCAACAAAACTTTTAATTGAAGAGTTTGATCATGGCTCAGATTGAACGCTGGCGGCAGGCCTAACACATGCAAGTCGAGCGGTAACATTTCTA
This is a stretch of genomic DNA from Flocculibacter collagenilyticus. It encodes these proteins:
- the murI gene encoding glutamate racemase produces the protein MNSTKKIAILDSGIGGLTIYEELDRTLKDVEFHYLMDNRYLPYGELDADKLIERVFYKLDVLLQDTIPDLVVVACNTASTQVLDKLREKYSLPFVGVVPAIKPAAELSTSKHLCLLATPATINGDYVNNLILEFASECKITRFGSSKLVEIAELQFWSSTADTKNEQLLLELIPQECYQADTVVLGCTHFPMLKPLLVNMWPEGTKFIDSGAAIARRVKSLLYIGTDIEQHEPSMLKEVERYKGKHHFYMSAALTPTQIIRLNTAGFKHFNHI
- a CDS encoding RNA recognition motif domain-containing protein, with the protein product MTSLQSSLLVSFALAVLGFFGLSVTGSFGLDAPSLFALGILIGGIVVTLLSKNGASTSVAQTKTLYVGNLPYRANEASVRQLFSEHGQVHSVRLLKDRQTGKRRGFGFVEMAEADVAKTIKALNDSEFQQRVLKVREAKERPESAGSDAEVENQ